From the Elusimicrobiota bacterium genome, one window contains:
- a CDS encoding VOC family protein — translation MPSNVKPMPEDYHSLTPVLKVRGAAQAVEFYKTAFHAREFMRRTGPAGRIIHAELRLGDSVFMVAEASAEAGGQPAAAVGLYLYVADAAAAFDRARSAGAKVKKPLADMYWGDRCGQLLDPFGQVWTVAERREELTPQQLQERADRHFSQPVQR, via the coding sequence ATGCCCAGCAACGTCAAGCCCATGCCCGAGGATTACCATTCTTTGACGCCGGTGCTCAAAGTGCGCGGCGCGGCCCAGGCCGTCGAGTTCTACAAGACCGCCTTCCACGCCCGGGAGTTCATGCGCCGGACCGGCCCGGCGGGAAGGATAATCCATGCCGAGCTCAGGCTTGGGGACTCGGTCTTCATGGTCGCAGAGGCGTCCGCCGAGGCGGGCGGCCAGCCGGCGGCCGCCGTCGGGCTCTACCTCTACGTGGCGGACGCGGCAGCGGCCTTCGACAGGGCGCGCAGCGCGGGCGCGAAGGTGAAGAAGCCCCTGGCGGACATGTACTGGGGAGACCGCTGCGGCCAGCTGCTCGACCCCTTCGGGCAGGTCTGGACCGTGGCCGAGCGCCGGGAGGAGCTGACGCCGCAGCAGCTCCAGGAGCGCGCCGACCGGCATTTCTCCCAGCCGGTCCAGCGGTGA
- a CDS encoding ATP-binding protein, translated as MPELSTVFKRSRDRILEVWEGRARGEIIAGKGLPQPALLNALPLFLEEIAQILAQQPRPYVYAAQSISKEHGRQRADMKAYSIKYVLLEYAILRRVIFEVLEETRPLAPDERDLLYDVILHGMLEAGEEFARTKESQEGSALTRAEGALVIAEEASRARDVLLAVISHELRAPLTPLLGYALLLQGGKLTPAEMREAFRVIEKCVRQETQIVDDLLDVSRIMSGKLSIEARVMDLSAAIEAAVDVIRPAAALMDVDLKTDYPARSLSMTGDAARLQQVFVNLLTNAVKFTPAGGSVTVSWRISGAQVRVAVADTGQGLTAQTLPMIFQEFWQADSSSKRLHGGLGLGLSISRHLVEMHGGTLSCASPGLGRGSTFTVSLPLVKNEGGAFDTAAPPRRSEAPLLAGLRILLVEDEADVRMVLDMVLRKFGALTFAAGSVSEACDLMRREKPDIILTDIAMPGENGFALLAKVRALPAALGGNIPILALTGDAGEADRIKILAAGFTHYLIKPIDPESLVATISDLGKTIGTLAAG; from the coding sequence ATGCCCGAACTCTCCACAGTATTCAAACGAAGCCGAGACAGGATCCTTGAGGTCTGGGAGGGCCGCGCCCGCGGGGAGATCATCGCCGGCAAAGGCCTGCCGCAGCCCGCGCTCTTGAACGCGCTGCCCCTATTCCTCGAGGAGATCGCGCAGATCCTGGCCCAACAGCCCAGGCCTTACGTCTACGCCGCGCAGAGCATCAGCAAGGAGCACGGCCGGCAGAGGGCCGACATGAAGGCCTACTCCATCAAGTACGTGCTCCTTGAATACGCCATCCTGCGCCGGGTCATCTTCGAGGTCCTGGAGGAGACCCGGCCGCTGGCGCCCGACGAGCGGGACCTGCTCTATGACGTCATCCTGCATGGGATGCTGGAGGCCGGCGAGGAGTTCGCCCGGACCAAGGAAAGCCAGGAGGGCTCGGCCTTGACCAGAGCCGAAGGGGCTCTCGTCATCGCCGAGGAGGCGAGCCGGGCCAGGGACGTGCTCCTGGCGGTGATCTCGCACGAGCTGCGCGCGCCGCTGACCCCGCTGCTGGGCTACGCCCTGCTGCTGCAGGGCGGGAAGCTGACTCCGGCCGAGATGCGGGAAGCCTTCAGGGTCATCGAGAAGTGCGTGAGGCAGGAGACCCAGATCGTCGATGACCTGCTCGACGTCAGCAGGATCATGAGCGGCAAGCTCTCCATCGAGGCCCGCGTCATGGATCTGAGCGCGGCGATCGAGGCCGCCGTCGATGTCATACGGCCGGCCGCGGCCTTGATGGATGTCGATCTTAAGACGGACTACCCGGCGCGGAGCCTGTCGATGACCGGCGACGCCGCCCGCCTCCAGCAGGTCTTCGTCAACCTGCTCACCAACGCGGTCAAATTCACTCCCGCAGGCGGCAGCGTGACCGTCTCCTGGCGGATCAGCGGCGCGCAGGTCAGAGTCGCCGTGGCCGACACGGGGCAGGGTCTCACGGCGCAGACGCTGCCCATGATCTTCCAAGAGTTCTGGCAAGCGGACAGCTCCTCCAAGCGCCTGCACGGGGGGCTGGGCCTGGGCTTGTCCATCTCGCGCCATCTTGTGGAGATGCACGGCGGCACGCTGTCATGCGCAAGCCCGGGCCTGGGGCGGGGCTCCACCTTCACGGTCAGCCTGCCTTTGGTCAAGAACGAAGGCGGGGCCTTCGATACGGCGGCGCCGCCGCGCCGCAGCGAGGCGCCGCTGCTGGCCGGGCTGCGCATATTGCTCGTCGAGGACGAGGCCGACGTGCGCATGGTGCTCGATATGGTCTTGCGGAAGTTCGGAGCCCTGACCTTCGCGGCGGGCTCCGTGAGCGAGGCCTGCGACCTTATGCGCCGGGAGAAGCCCGATATCATCCTTACGGATATCGCGATGCCCGGGGAGAACGGCTTCGCGCTCCTCGCTAAAGTCCGCGCTTTGCCCGCGGCGCTGGGCGGCAATATCCCGATACTGGCCTTGACCGGCGATGCCGGGGAGGCGGACCGCATCAAGATCCTGGCCGCGGGCTTCACTCACTACCTGATCAAGCCCATCGATCCCGAGTCTCTGGTCGCGACGATCAGCGACTTGGGCAAGACTATCGGGACCTTGGCGGCAGGCTAA
- a CDS encoding phosphoketolase family protein — protein sequence MKPAPLAEKSAVKPLSPELLKKMDAYWRAANYLSVGQIYLYDNPLLKKPLKIEHIKPRLLGHWGTTPGLNFIYVHMNRLIKEHDLNAIYIAGPGHGGPGIVANTYLEGTYSEVYSNISQDEEGMKKLFTQFSFPGGIPSHVAPETPGSIHEGGELGYALSHAFGAAFDNPDLLVCCVVGDGEAETGPLATSWHSNKFLNPAKDGAVLPILHLNGYKIANPTVLARIPKAELTALMLGYGYKPYFVEGSDPETMHQLMAWTLDKAAAEIKAIQYDAREKGAKARPMWPMIVLRTPKGWTGPKVVDGLPAEGSWRSHQVPFSDMSEKSGHVKLLEQWLRSYKAEELFDENGKLKAELAELAPKGQRRMGSNPHANGGELLRALKMPDFRDYAVKVGSPGSVEAEATRVMGCFLRDVMKLNMESRNFRVFGPDETASNRLGNLFEATGRAWMAETLPTDDHLAADGRVMEVLSEHQCQGWLEGYLLTGRHGFFSCYEAFIHIIDSMFNQHAKWLKVTKGISWRRPIASLNYLLTSHVWRQDHNGFSHQDPGFIDHVVNKKSDVIRVYLPPDANTLLSVADHCLRSRHYINVIVAGKQPAPQWLDMDAAIKHCTAGIGMWEWASSDKGGEPDVVMACAGDVPTLETLAAVQMLREKIPALKVRVINVVDLMTLQSPSEHPHGLADDDFDDLFTRNKPIMFAYHGYPWLIHRLMYRRKNHDNLHVRGYKEETPFDMAVLNELDRFHLFLDVVNRVPKLEAMQAHVRQEMRDKLIEHKEYVRKHGQDMPEILEWKWKA from the coding sequence ATGAAACCCGCTCCCCTCGCCGAGAAATCCGCAGTAAAACCCCTCTCGCCGGAACTCTTAAAGAAGATGGACGCGTACTGGCGCGCGGCCAACTATCTCTCCGTCGGACAGATATACCTCTACGACAACCCTCTCCTGAAAAAGCCGCTCAAGATAGAGCACATCAAGCCGCGCCTGCTGGGCCACTGGGGCACCACGCCGGGCCTCAACTTCATCTACGTGCACATGAACCGCCTTATTAAAGAGCACGACCTCAACGCGATCTATATCGCGGGCCCGGGCCATGGCGGGCCCGGCATCGTGGCCAACACCTATCTTGAAGGCACCTACAGCGAGGTCTACTCCAACATCTCCCAAGACGAGGAGGGGATGAAGAAGCTCTTCACGCAGTTCTCCTTCCCGGGGGGCATCCCGAGCCACGTGGCGCCGGAGACTCCGGGCTCGATCCACGAGGGCGGGGAACTGGGCTACGCGCTCTCCCACGCCTTCGGCGCGGCCTTCGACAATCCGGACCTGCTGGTCTGCTGCGTGGTGGGCGACGGGGAGGCGGAGACTGGGCCGCTGGCCACGAGCTGGCACTCGAACAAGTTCCTCAACCCTGCCAAAGACGGGGCCGTGCTGCCTATCCTGCACCTCAACGGCTACAAGATCGCCAACCCGACGGTGCTGGCCCGTATCCCGAAGGCTGAGCTGACCGCTCTGATGCTGGGCTATGGCTACAAGCCTTACTTCGTCGAGGGCTCTGACCCGGAGACCATGCATCAGTTGATGGCTTGGACCTTGGACAAGGCGGCCGCTGAGATCAAGGCTATCCAGTATGACGCGCGCGAGAAGGGCGCCAAGGCTCGTCCGATGTGGCCGATGATCGTCCTGCGCACGCCGAAGGGTTGGACCGGGCCGAAGGTGGTGGACGGTCTGCCGGCGGAGGGGAGCTGGCGCTCTCATCAAGTGCCGTTCTCGGATATGTCCGAGAAGTCGGGGCATGTGAAGCTTTTGGAGCAGTGGCTGAGGTCGTATAAGGCCGAGGAGCTCTTCGACGAGAACGGCAAGCTGAAGGCTGAGCTGGCGGAGCTGGCGCCGAAGGGCCAGCGCCGCATGGGCTCAAACCCGCACGCCAACGGGGGCGAGCTTCTGCGCGCGCTGAAGATGCCGGATTTCCGGGACTATGCGGTGAAGGTCGGCTCGCCGGGCTCGGTCGAGGCCGAGGCGACGCGGGTGATGGGGTGTTTCTTGCGCGACGTGATGAAGCTGAACATGGAGAGCCGCAACTTCCGGGTCTTCGGGCCGGATGAGACGGCTTCCAACCGGCTGGGCAATCTTTTCGAGGCGACGGGGCGGGCTTGGATGGCGGAGACTTTGCCTACGGACGATCATCTTGCGGCGGACGGGCGGGTGATGGAGGTGTTGAGCGAGCATCAGTGCCAGGGCTGGCTGGAGGGGTATTTATTGACGGGCCGGCATGGGTTCTTCTCTTGCTATGAGGCTTTCATCCACATCATCGACTCGATGTTCAACCAGCACGCGAAGTGGCTGAAGGTGACCAAGGGGATCTCGTGGCGCAGGCCGATAGCTTCCTTGAATTATTTATTGACCTCGCATGTGTGGCGGCAGGACCATAACGGCTTCTCGCATCAGGACCCGGGCTTCATAGACCATGTGGTCAACAAGAAGTCGGACGTGATCCGGGTGTATCTGCCGCCGGATGCCAATACCTTGCTGTCAGTGGCGGACCATTGCTTGAGGTCCCGGCACTACATCAATGTGATCGTGGCGGGCAAGCAGCCGGCGCCGCAGTGGCTGGACATGGACGCGGCGATCAAGCACTGCACGGCGGGCATAGGGATGTGGGAGTGGGCTTCCTCAGACAAGGGGGGGGAGCCGGATGTGGTGATGGCTTGCGCGGGGGATGTGCCGACGCTGGAGACTTTGGCGGCAGTGCAGATGCTGCGGGAGAAGATCCCGGCCTTGAAGGTGCGGGTGATCAATGTGGTGGATTTGATGACCTTGCAGTCGCCGAGCGAGCATCCGCATGGGTTGGCGGACGATGACTTCGACGATCTGTTCACGAGGAACAAGCCGATCATGTTCGCCTACCACGGGTATCCGTGGCTGATACACCGGTTGATGTACCGGCGCAAGAATCATGACAACCTGCATGTGCGGGGATACAAAGAAGAGACGCCGTTCGATATGGCGGTGTTGAACGAGCTGGATAGGTTCCATCTGTTCCTGGATGTGGTGAATAGGGTGCCGAAGCTGGAGGCGATGCAGGCGCATGTGCGGCAGGAGATGAGGGACAAGCTGATCGAGCATAAGGAGTATGTGAGGAAGCACGGGCAGGATATGCCGGAGATATTGGAATGGAAGTGGAAGGCGTAA
- a CDS encoding rRNA methyltransferase — protein sequence MAAVKLPKTLTLHIGQAGFETFLAKEVGSALEKGPGWVLAGQDKSEPCFAHLSLLETVEVKAATVNALAGGVADYFRRTSIDERYDQPWPLCFEAADIEGLGTRCRGVQDAFREKVSRMARVMKLAKEGRPDPSTCRGLFVYLADFDRAFASRFARVGGQRRMADDPQAPSRSFLKVEEAYFVLGEAPASGQTVADLGAAPGGWSYSAARHGARVLAVDNGPLKGGAAGNPNIEARAEDAFRFRPRPAVDWLFCDLLDDPRKVIELLRRWVEGRWCSRFIVNLKFGRHDPLLLLQEAFSERTGIARRCDLLRARHLYHDREELTLVGRLRGVRAAAP from the coding sequence GTGGCCGCGGTCAAACTCCCGAAGACCCTCACCCTCCACATCGGCCAAGCCGGCTTCGAGACCTTCCTGGCCAAGGAGGTCGGCTCAGCTCTGGAAAAAGGCCCGGGCTGGGTGCTGGCCGGGCAGGACAAGAGCGAGCCGTGCTTCGCCCATCTCTCCCTCTTGGAGACCGTCGAGGTCAAGGCCGCCACGGTCAACGCCTTGGCCGGGGGCGTGGCCGACTATTTCCGGCGAACCAGCATAGACGAGCGCTACGACCAACCCTGGCCCCTGTGCTTCGAGGCCGCCGACATCGAGGGCCTGGGCACGCGCTGCCGCGGCGTGCAGGACGCCTTCCGGGAGAAGGTCAGCCGCATGGCCCGGGTCATGAAGCTCGCCAAGGAAGGCCGCCCCGACCCCAGCACGTGCCGCGGGCTTTTCGTCTATCTCGCGGATTTCGACCGCGCCTTCGCGTCGCGCTTCGCCCGGGTGGGCGGCCAGCGCCGCATGGCCGACGACCCCCAAGCCCCATCGCGCTCCTTCCTCAAGGTCGAGGAAGCCTATTTCGTTCTGGGAGAAGCCCCGGCGTCGGGACAGACCGTGGCGGACCTGGGCGCCGCGCCCGGCGGCTGGAGCTACAGCGCGGCCCGGCACGGCGCGCGCGTCCTGGCCGTGGACAACGGCCCCCTCAAAGGCGGCGCCGCCGGCAACCCCAACATAGAGGCCCGCGCCGAGGACGCCTTCAGGTTCCGGCCCCGGCCGGCCGTGGACTGGCTCTTCTGCGACCTCTTGGACGACCCGCGCAAGGTCATCGAGTTGCTGCGGCGCTGGGTGGAGGGCCGCTGGTGCTCCCGTTTCATCGTGAATCTGAAGTTCGGCCGCCACGACCCTTTGCTGCTACTGCAGGAGGCCTTCTCCGAGCGCACCGGCATCGCCCGACGCTGTGACCTGCTGCGCGCGCGGCACCTGTATCACGACCGCGAGGAACTCACCCTCGTGGGCCGGCTCCGAGGCGTCCGGGCGGCGGCGCCTTAG
- a CDS encoding thioredoxin domain-containing protein, which translates to MKLQSANRLAGESSPYLLEHAHDPVDWYPWGAEAFAKSRQEDKPVFLSIGYSACHWCHVMQRESFADEEVALSLNEGFVAVKVDREERPDLDALYMAAVQAMGQQGGWPLSVWLTPALKPFMGGTYFPKAGFLALLSEAARLWKTRRADVLGDAGAVAGYLQDAARRVQPGVVAVDEVLERGARQLAQDFDPAHGGFSPAPKFPQASVIRFLLRRHLRTGEPEPLAMAERTLRAMARGGIYDQLGGGFHRYSTDAQWRVPHFEKMLYDNALLATAYLEAAQATGDGFYARIAQETLRYVMRDLGTPEGAFCAAQDADSDGEEGGFYVWTPEQVRGVLGRQDAESFRRAFAVEPRGASVLRVVEEGDFSRLRAALLRARGRRPRPRRDDKVLTGWNALMISALAKAAQVLGSDLYARAAARAARFLLDKHVSCGRLLRCPRAGVCGPDGYLEDHVYLAAALLDLYETTFDAAYCAAAARLAGRAVELFWDEETGGFFSAAPDGTLFARLREEYEGPMPLANAVMAQTLLRLHELTGDPELRERAERTVASFSGALARSPSGHASMLCAVDFLKGPVTALVVSGPEPEALLRAARKVFCPNQVVALADGRAPIALARGRGPLAGRAAAYVCRDLACLPPVTEPAELEALLRRPA; encoded by the coding sequence ATGAAGCTTCAGAGCGCCAACCGTCTGGCCGGCGAGTCCAGCCCCTATCTCCTGGAGCATGCCCACGACCCCGTGGACTGGTACCCCTGGGGCGCGGAGGCATTCGCCAAGTCCCGCCAAGAGGACAAGCCCGTCTTCCTCTCCATCGGCTATTCCGCCTGCCACTGGTGCCACGTGATGCAGCGCGAGTCCTTCGCGGACGAGGAGGTGGCGCTCAGCCTCAACGAGGGCTTCGTGGCCGTCAAGGTCGACCGCGAGGAGCGGCCGGACCTGGATGCGCTCTATATGGCCGCGGTCCAGGCCATGGGCCAGCAGGGCGGCTGGCCTTTGTCGGTGTGGCTGACCCCGGCCTTGAAGCCCTTCATGGGCGGCACCTATTTCCCCAAGGCGGGCTTCCTGGCTCTGCTCAGCGAGGCCGCGCGGCTCTGGAAGACCCGGCGCGCCGACGTCCTCGGCGATGCCGGCGCGGTGGCGGGCTACCTGCAGGACGCCGCGCGCCGGGTCCAGCCCGGCGTCGTCGCGGTCGACGAGGTCCTGGAGCGGGGCGCGCGGCAGCTGGCGCAGGACTTCGACCCGGCCCACGGCGGGTTCTCGCCCGCGCCGAAGTTCCCGCAGGCCTCCGTGATCCGGTTCCTCCTGCGCCGGCATCTGCGCACGGGAGAGCCGGAGCCCTTGGCCATGGCCGAGCGCACCTTGCGGGCCATGGCGCGGGGCGGCATCTACGACCAGTTGGGCGGAGGCTTCCACCGCTACTCCACGGACGCCCAGTGGCGCGTGCCGCATTTCGAGAAGATGCTCTATGACAACGCCCTGCTGGCCACGGCCTACCTGGAAGCCGCCCAGGCCACGGGCGACGGCTTCTATGCCCGCATCGCCCAGGAGACCCTGCGCTATGTCATGAGGGACCTCGGCACTCCGGAGGGCGCCTTCTGCGCCGCGCAGGACGCCGACAGCGACGGGGAGGAGGGGGGATTCTACGTCTGGACGCCGGAGCAGGTTCGCGGCGTCCTCGGGCGGCAGGACGCGGAGAGCTTCCGCCGCGCCTTCGCAGTCGAGCCTCGGGGCGCCAGCGTCCTCCGCGTCGTCGAGGAAGGGGACTTCTCGCGCCTGCGCGCCGCGCTGCTGCGGGCGCGCGGCCGGCGGCCGCGGCCGCGGCGCGACGACAAGGTGCTCACGGGCTGGAACGCGCTCATGATCAGCGCTTTGGCCAAGGCCGCGCAGGTCCTGGGCTCGGACCTCTACGCCCGGGCCGCGGCGCGCGCGGCCCGCTTCCTGTTGGACAAGCACGTCAGCTGCGGGCGGCTGCTGCGCTGCCCGCGCGCGGGGGTCTGCGGCCCTGACGGCTATCTCGAGGACCACGTCTACCTGGCCGCGGCGCTCTTGGACCTCTATGAGACGACTTTCGACGCGGCCTACTGCGCGGCCGCGGCGCGCCTGGCGGGCCGGGCCGTGGAGCTGTTCTGGGACGAAGAGACCGGGGGATTCTTCTCCGCGGCCCCGGATGGGACGCTCTTCGCGCGCCTGCGCGAGGAGTACGAGGGGCCCATGCCCTTGGCCAACGCGGTCATGGCCCAGACCTTGCTGAGGCTCCATGAGCTGACCGGAGACCCGGAGTTGCGCGAGCGCGCCGAGCGCACCGTGGCCTCCTTCAGCGGCGCGCTGGCGCGCAGCCCGTCCGGGCACGCCTCCATGCTCTGCGCCGTGGACTTCCTCAAGGGGCCGGTGACCGCGCTGGTGGTCTCGGGCCCGGAGCCGGAGGCTCTGCTGCGCGCCGCGCGCAAGGTCTTCTGTCCGAACCAGGTGGTCGCGCTGGCCGACGGCCGCGCGCCCATCGCGCTGGCGCGGGGCCGCGGGCCCCTGGCCGGCCGGGCCGCGGCCTACGTGTGCCGGGACCTGGCCTGCCTGCCGCCGGTGACCGAGCCGGCGGAGCTGGAGGCCCTGCTGCGCCGGCCCGCCTGA
- a CDS encoding DUF4268 domain-containing protein — MANSIRDLISQRPTPTTVREDDGADAAFRLMLENDFSQLPIIDDAECPIGLVTPASILRPMAYLGTSLGQLRVHDASIQMRSVKHSQEITPALEILQSEPAVLVVDDAGKLVGIITPFDTSEFFRWRANDMMKIEDIENTIRDYIVAAFIDSTGKTDWQALNDAISDITPSGGENFRRYESAVRTYVQKQHAGSEICADSIRASFAEHFRVKTPSFEELHLSEFIHLLVHKDRWEVYENVLGIERDALIRHLDSIRNTRNSVAHFRTDIDAVRRDEMDFCLTLLQRNKKRVREAFLHLAEKNAPKVAASPQPPASNDDDPIEVVDEAPDAATGRYAPLATWLRNLPPSIDSIGLSFAQIEEIIKRELPPAASQHRAWWANDSVGHVQSREWLSVDWRVAEMDLGDKTVVFSRIRERQKGYIEFFTQLVQELRQAVPWSVRNALPGGKSWHTISTLRGNDKQILGYLVFAFTRTQQFRVEFYIQSKNKETNKRIFDFLYSNRGAIDQQVGRVWWERLPDRTASRVAIYNDVFITGETDDLIQLRVWAVNMISRFRQVLERQLVDWNGNRDSP; from the coding sequence ATGGCCAATTCGATTAGAGACCTGATATCCCAGCGACCAACCCCCACAACTGTGCGGGAAGATGATGGGGCAGATGCCGCATTCAGGCTTATGCTTGAAAATGATTTTAGCCAACTGCCGATAATCGATGATGCTGAGTGCCCAATCGGTTTGGTAACGCCTGCGTCCATTCTGAGGCCAATGGCATATCTAGGCACTTCGTTGGGGCAACTTCGCGTCCATGATGCCTCTATACAGATGCGTTCAGTTAAGCATAGCCAGGAGATTACTCCTGCTCTTGAAATACTCCAAAGCGAGCCCGCTGTCCTGGTGGTCGACGATGCCGGCAAGCTCGTTGGCATAATTACCCCCTTCGATACCAGCGAGTTCTTCCGGTGGCGTGCCAATGACATGATGAAAATTGAAGATATCGAAAACACGATTCGGGATTATATCGTCGCCGCATTTATCGACTCCACAGGCAAGACTGATTGGCAAGCACTGAACGATGCAATCTCGGACATAACCCCTTCGGGAGGTGAGAATTTTAGGAGGTACGAATCTGCGGTCCGTACTTATGTTCAGAAGCAGCACGCCGGATCGGAAATTTGTGCCGATTCGATTAGAGCTAGCTTTGCTGAGCACTTTAGAGTTAAGACGCCGTCGTTCGAGGAATTGCACTTGAGCGAGTTTATCCACCTATTGGTCCACAAAGATCGATGGGAAGTCTATGAAAACGTTCTCGGAATTGAACGGGATGCTTTGATTCGACATCTTGACTCAATCCGTAATACGAGAAATTCTGTAGCACATTTTAGGACGGACATTGACGCCGTCCGCCGTGATGAAATGGATTTCTGCCTCACCTTGCTGCAGCGCAATAAAAAGCGAGTTCGAGAAGCGTTCCTGCATCTGGCGGAGAAGAATGCCCCGAAGGTCGCCGCATCACCGCAGCCTCCTGCGAGCAATGACGATGACCCGATAGAAGTTGTCGATGAGGCACCGGACGCAGCGACCGGCCGTTATGCGCCACTCGCCACGTGGCTTCGGAATCTGCCCCCAAGTATAGATTCGATTGGGCTATCGTTTGCACAAATCGAAGAAATAATCAAGAGAGAGCTGCCGCCAGCAGCAAGTCAGCATAGAGCCTGGTGGGCGAATGATTCAGTGGGCCACGTACAATCTCGAGAATGGCTCAGCGTCGATTGGCGCGTGGCGGAAATGGACCTCGGCGACAAAACCGTTGTATTTTCCAGAATTAGAGAGCGACAAAAAGGCTATATCGAGTTTTTTACGCAACTTGTCCAAGAACTCCGGCAAGCCGTTCCTTGGAGTGTGCGTAATGCATTACCGGGTGGCAAGAGTTGGCACACAATCAGTACACTTCGTGGCAACGACAAGCAGATCCTTGGCTATCTGGTTTTTGCATTTACGCGGACCCAACAATTCCGAGTCGAGTTTTACATCCAGTCAAAGAATAAGGAAACCAACAAGAGAATTTTTGATTTCCTCTATTCAAACCGCGGCGCCATCGACCAGCAAGTCGGCCGTGTGTGGTGGGAACGATTGCCCGATCGAACGGCATCCCGTGTCGCAATATACAATGATGTCTTCATTACTGGCGAGACAGACGACCTGATTCAATTGCGAGTTTGGGCGGTCAATATGATTTCGCGGTTTCGGCAAGTTCTAGAGAGACAGCTGGTTGATTGGAACGGAAATCGCGATTCGCCTTAA